One Paenibacillus sp. SYP-B4298 genomic window, TTAGTCGGCTGGGCCACATAGATGCCCAGTGTGACCAGCAGCGTATCTACGCCTACTGGAAGATTAACTGCCGGTGGGACAGGAAGGCCTGCCTGGTTCCCGACAAGACCACGGTTATAGTTGATCAAGGTTGGCATGGGTAATCTCTCCTTTCGTTGGGGGATGCTATATTCTATGAGAGATTAGTAGGGGTGGTATGGATGAATAGCTGTACAAGCCTTAATTCCCACGCTTGTCCCTGCGATTGTGCGCTTGCAGCTCCGGCAACTAGCGGTCGGGGCGATGCCGGTGGCCTCGTCAGATTAGTGAGAACGCCAGACAGACCTGATCGGAGCGATCAGGTCTGTTACGACAATTCGTTAGCGGTTGCTATGGCAGGTCAAGCCTTCTGTAGCAGGGTGTGCGGGCTATTTTGAGGTATCCGACGAGTTATTAATAAATGCGGCCATGTCTTGAATGAGCTGGAAGGACACATTGGCTGGCTCGTAATATTCGCTGCCGACGGATAAGCCCTTATATTCTGCAAGCAGATGGTTCACATTCGGATAGGACTTGAAGGTGACATCGGTGCGATCCTTCAACGCATCCTTCCAGGCAGTGAGCTCCTTCAACGGCACCTGCCAGTCGTTCTCACCTTGCAGCACGAGCAGCCGACCCTTCTGGCTGGCGGCCGTCTCCGCTGCTTTGTAGTCACGCAGCGCGTACCACCAGTAGGCAGGCTGCAGCGGGAACTGAGCGGGTAGCTTGTCGGTGGAATATTGGCGGTCGTTGATCACGTCGACAGCAGATTGCCAGAACTGCAGCGACTGCTCCTGAGCAGCAATCGTCTCTGCTGGCAGCTTCAACTGCTTGAGGCGTGCCAGCAGCTCCTGCTGCTGCTCTGCGAGCAAGTCCTGGAATCGTCCAGCCGGAGCTGATAGTATGATGGAGCCAGCGATGCTGCCGCTTCGGTCTGCCTCGACAATAAGTGGGACAGCGAAGCCGCCTTGGCTGTGACCTGCGACATAGATGCGGCTGCTGTCAATCCCTGGCGTGTTAGCAAGCAACTGGACAGCGGCAAGCGCATCCTGAACGGTCTCCTCCTGAATGGTGATCTTCTGGTTGGACGACATCTTGACGGTATGCTCATACGTGACCTTGTCATATTGCAGTACCGCGATCTGCTGACTTGCGAGACCGACGGCCAGGTCACGGAATACCTTGGCGCTTCCGATCGAGGAATCACGGTCATGCGGCCCTGAGCCGTGCACGAGCACAACAGCCGGGAATGGACCGGTCCCCTTTGGCAGCGTCAGCGTGCCCGGCAAGGCCATGGAGCCATCGCCAAGCTTGATCTCTTGTTGGGTATAATTGCCCTGATCATAATCGGGCTTCTGATACTTGCTTGGCACCGATGGCACGAGATTGAAATCATCCACCAGTCCGTCCTTATCTACACGAATCGTGAAGACAAAGGCTGTCTTGGCCGACTTGTACGTAATGGCCGTGTTGGTGTGCACGCTATTGCTGGTAGTCTCGCGCCCAAGCTCCTGCTCCGGCTTGCCCAGATATTGCTCGAAGCCGCCCCACATGGTGCCGAGCTGCTGAGCCGAGCCGATGGCTTGCTTCATCGCAGGACTTAATGTTGCATAGGCTGAGGCGGTATCGCCTGCAAGCAACGCCGCAGCCAGCCGGGACGCGGCGTCCTGCTGCCCGGCCTCGTTAAAGGCGCGGGCGAGCAGGTCGGCCGGGATATGGGTCTGATGCTTCACAACGTGCAAGGGCTCCCCAATCTCGAAGGGCTGTCCATTCAGTTGGGCTCTGCCCTCGGCGATGAATAGCACTAGCTTGCTGTCTCCCAGTGTGACTGTTGCGGTACGCGTAGCTTCATCCCAGGTGACCGTTGCTCCGATCTGCGCGGCTGCAGGTCGCAGCGGAATGCCCTGAGCCACAGAGGCAGCCGCAGTGTTCAGGATGGGAGCAGCCCCGAAGGCGGGGGCGGATGCAGTCAGCAGAGCTACAGCGAGCGACAATGCTGCGGTCTTGCGCAGCATACGGGAATAGTTGTTCATTATGGAACTCCTCTCCAAATTAACTTATACGTAGTACGTTTGAAAGAGCATAAAGTTCCAAATTAAAAAGCCTAAACTTTAAATAACGAAGTCTGCTCCTGCAGGAGCGAGGAGCTCTGCTTCAAATTCTGAGATAGCTCGCTCAGCTCATTCGATGCGTGCAATTGTCGGGTGGCGAGCCCACTCATGGTGTTCATCTTTCCATTCACATCTGTAGAAGTCGATACCAGATTATCTACGGATTCGACGATCAGGTTCATGCCGCGGCTAATCTCTCCGATGGCAGCAGAGATGTCTGTCATCTGTTCGGACAGAATCCCCGACTGCGTCTCTAACTGCTCAAAGGTTGAGCTAGCGTGCTCGCCAGCCTCCCTGGTCTGCAAAATGACTGCGTTGAAGGCGGACATCCGTTGGGCGCTTTGCTCCAAATCCTGCCGGGTCAGATGCAGCTCGGCGGATATATTGCGAGCAATCTCGTCCGTCTGGGTAGACAGCTTGCGGATCTCCTCGGCGACGACTGCAAAGCCGCGCCCGTGCTCGCCTGCTCGCGCCGACTCAATCGAAGCGTTGAGCGAGAGGAGATTGGTTTGCTGGTTAATATCCTGTATGCCGGCCA contains:
- a CDS encoding alpha/beta hydrolase family protein; the protein is MNNYSRMLRKTAALSLAVALLTASAPAFGAAPILNTAAASVAQGIPLRPAAAQIGATVTWDEATRTATVTLGDSKLVLFIAEGRAQLNGQPFEIGEPLHVVKHQTHIPADLLARAFNEAGQQDAASRLAAALLAGDTASAYATLSPAMKQAIGSAQQLGTMWGGFEQYLGKPEQELGRETTSNSVHTNTAITYKSAKTAFVFTIRVDKDGLVDDFNLVPSVPSKYQKPDYDQGNYTQQEIKLGDGSMALPGTLTLPKGTGPFPAVVLVHGSGPHDRDSSIGSAKVFRDLAVGLASQQIAVLQYDKVTYEHTVKMSSNQKITIQEETVQDALAAVQLLANTPGIDSSRIYVAGHSQGGFAVPLIVEADRSGSIAGSIILSAPAGRFQDLLAEQQQELLARLKQLKLPAETIAAQEQSLQFWQSAVDVINDRQYSTDKLPAQFPLQPAYWWYALRDYKAAETAASQKGRLLVLQGENDWQVPLKELTAWKDALKDRTDVTFKSYPNVNHLLAEYKGLSVGSEYYEPANVSFQLIQDMAAFINNSSDTSK